CGTCAATATCATCCACACCAAATGCCAACGATAACTGAGCCGTTGTTCTTCCAATCATTGGCCAATACGCTTTTACATGTCCGAAATTATCCATAAAAATACGTGAAACAGCGTAGTTGCGTAAATCTTCGATTACAGTTGATTCGGCAATATGACTCATCTGATTGCCACCATTTCTGAATTTAAGCGGAATGAACGTATTAAACCCTTTTGTTTTATCCTGCAAATCACGTAAACGGTTCATATGATCAATACGATGTTCAAACTTTTCAACATGGCCGTACAACATGGTTGCATTCGAAGGCATTCCGAGCTTATGTGCTGTTTCATGAATCTCTAACCATTGAGCAGATGTACATTTATCTTCACAAATTTCTTTACGGATGGTTTCATCAAAAATTTCTGCTCCTCCTCCCGGTAAAGAATTTTGTCCATGGTCTTTTAAAATTCTCAAACCTTCTTCGTAACTCACTTTCGCTTTTCTGCACATATAATCCAATTCAACAGCGGTAAATGCTTTTACATGGATATCAGGTCGAATGTCTTTTATTTTTTTTATCAGTTCAGCAAAATACATCAACCCCATTTTCGGATGAACTCCTCCCACAATATGCACTTCAGTAACTGGCTTGCCATCATAACTTCTTACTTTATCCAAAATTTCGGCTTCCGACAATTCCCAACCTTCTTCCTTATTCTTTAATAAACGGGAATAGGAGCAAAATTTACAATCGAATACACAAATATTGGTCGGTTCGATATGGAAGTTTCTGTTGAAATACACATTATTTCCATTTTTTTGCTCACGTACAAAGTTTGCCAATGTTCCTAAAAAGCCCAATTCGCCTTTTTCATACAAAAGCACCCCTTCATCAAACGTTATGCGCTGATTCCCGAGTACTTTTTCGGCAATTTTTTTTAAATCGTTGGAAAGTTTGGAATCCAATAAAAGGGAAGAAATGGCTTGTGCTGACATGAGAATAATTTAGGGTACAAATTTACGCTTTGTCCACTTTATTAACAAGCATAGAAAGTTTTTGTTTTATCTTTGTACCCGTATGAGCCAAAAGCGCATTTTATTAGTTGAAGACGAAGAGCATTTGCTTCAAACCATCCGCTTAAACCTGGAATTGGAAGGATATGACGTATCTACCGCCTCCAATGGCTTAGATGCGCTTAAAACCTTCCGAAATTACAATTTCAGCCTGATTATTCTGGATGTGATGCTGCCCGAAATGAATGGATTTGACGTTTGTGAGCAAATCCGGAAAGAAAACAGCAAAGTGCCCATTCTGTTTCTAACGGCCAAAGGCTCTAGCTCCGATAAAATTCAAGGGTTGAA
This sequence is a window from Bacteroidota bacterium. Protein-coding genes within it:
- the mqnE gene encoding aminofutalosine synthase MqnE — protein: MSAQAISSLLLDSKLSNDLKKIAEKVLGNQRITFDEGVLLYEKGELGFLGTLANFVREQKNGNNVYFNRNFHIEPTNICVFDCKFCSYSRLLKNKEEGWELSEAEILDKVRSYDGKPVTEVHIVGGVHPKMGLMYFAELIKKIKDIRPDIHVKAFTAVELDYMCRKAKVSYEEGLRILKDHGQNSLPGGGAEIFDETIRKEICEDKCTSAQWLEIHETAHKLGMPSNATMLYGHVEKFEHRIDHMNRLRDLQDKTKGFNTFIPLKFRNGGNQMSHIAESTVIEDLRNYAVSRIFMDNFGHVKAYWPMIGRTTAQLSLAFGVDDIDGTIDDTTKIYTMAGSEEQSPALTTQQLVELIKQVGRTPIERDTLYNVITDYSNYDFSKEEVTA